One window of Flavobacteriales bacterium genomic DNA carries:
- the gldL gene encoding gliding motility protein GldL, whose amino-acid sequence MAKLYGLGAAVVLVGALFKIQHWPMADFFLIIGLSTEAIIFAFSAFEPPHEEPDWSLVYPELASADHAMGEDFKRDDQRSITEQLDDMLEGAKIEPELIESLGAGMRSLSDQARQMGEITGAAAATSEYADSLKGASSRVSALSDSYAKASESLIGLTENVDAGRNAGESLGRMSKNLSDLNEMYELQLRTSREKLEAANQMFAGMGEMLTHLSDSVNDTKRYKENISELSTNLAKLNTVYGNMLNAMTVR is encoded by the coding sequence ATGGCCAAGTTGTACGGATTGGGCGCTGCCGTAGTGCTCGTCGGTGCGCTCTTCAAGATCCAGCACTGGCCGATGGCCGACTTTTTCCTGATCATCGGCCTAAGCACCGAGGCGATCATCTTTGCGTTCTCCGCGTTCGAACCCCCACATGAGGAACCGGACTGGAGCTTGGTATACCCTGAACTGGCCTCTGCGGACCACGCCATGGGGGAGGATTTCAAGAGGGATGACCAGCGCTCGATCACCGAGCAATTGGACGACATGCTGGAAGGCGCGAAGATCGAGCCCGAGCTGATCGAGAGCCTTGGTGCGGGAATGCGCAGCCTCAGTGACCAGGCCCGGCAGATGGGCGAGATCACAGGTGCAGCGGCGGCCACGAGCGAATATGCGGACAGCCTGAAAGGGGCCTCCAGCCGGGTGAGCGCACTGAGCGACAGCTATGCCAAGGCAAGCGAAAGCCTCATTGGTCTCACCGAGAATGTGGACGCTGGCCGCAATGCCGGTGAAAGTTTGGGCCGGATGAGCAAGAATCTCAGCGACCTCAATGAGATGTACGAACTGCAGTTGCGCACCAGCCGTGAGAAGCTGGAGGCCGCCAACCAGATGTTCGCTGGGATGGGCGAGATGCTCACCCACCTCAGTGACAGCGTGAACGATACCAAGCGCTACAAGGAGAACATCTCTGAACTGAGCACGAACTTAGCCAAGCTCAACACCGTCTACGGCAACATGCTCAATGCCATGACCGTTCGCTGA
- the gldM gene encoding gliding motility protein GldM produces the protein MINLMYLVLTALLALNVSKEILDSFIIVNEGLENTKSTFKDKMDATYKQFSKLAAESPAKYGDAWKDAQQVQGLASKLVSHIDTLKGMLISKTDGVPLDQVMGMENGVDTVLNLEFVNSKDNNTHITEMMVGSEPAKPKEGPYTAKELRGMLESFRDKVKDAAKGDPKLQASADRMFNFGDRRDASGTMNNWSSMNFYHVPVVAGITTLSKIQTDIRTMESELVGRMMGAVEQESFKFNTLAAIIKPQSSYVTTGGTYRANIFLGAYDNQNAPEVYICGPGARVDTSVTPPVIVGEAIKLPMEGAQAILEQTATGAGLKTVTGIIKFKPVGGEEQIRRFTTEYEVAAPSLVVSPTKMNVFYRGVDNPVSISVAGYSATNISPNMTNGTLSKDKDGYIVRPGAGQDAVVGVTVTNPDGTKKTMPGVEFRVKNVPNPTPYFAGKGVNDNTVKSNELKAAQGVIAKLENFQFDLRFEVVSYTVSATIGGNLLEKECRGPALSSDAKTVLEKLRTNQKVYIENIKAKGPDGTVRNIGALSFKVI, from the coding sequence ATGATCAACTTGATGTACTTGGTGCTGACGGCGCTTCTTGCGTTGAACGTATCCAAGGAGATCCTCGATAGTTTCATCATCGTGAACGAGGGTCTGGAGAATACCAAGTCCACGTTCAAGGACAAGATGGACGCGACCTACAAGCAGTTCAGTAAATTGGCCGCCGAGAGTCCGGCCAAATACGGCGACGCTTGGAAGGATGCGCAACAAGTGCAGGGCTTGGCGTCCAAGCTTGTCTCCCACATCGACACCCTGAAGGGTATGTTGATCTCCAAGACCGACGGCGTTCCGTTAGATCAGGTGATGGGTATGGAGAACGGTGTTGACACGGTGTTGAATCTGGAGTTCGTTAACAGTAAGGACAACAACACCCATATCACCGAGATGATGGTGGGGTCCGAACCGGCCAAGCCTAAGGAGGGGCCGTACACGGCCAAGGAACTTCGGGGCATGCTGGAGAGTTTCCGTGATAAGGTGAAGGATGCTGCAAAGGGCGATCCAAAGCTGCAGGCCAGCGCGGACCGCATGTTCAACTTCGGGGATCGCAGGGATGCCAGTGGGACAATGAACAATTGGTCCTCCATGAACTTCTACCACGTGCCCGTCGTGGCCGGAATTACCACGCTTTCGAAGATCCAGACGGACATCCGCACTATGGAGAGCGAACTGGTAGGCCGGATGATGGGAGCCGTAGAACAGGAGAGCTTCAAGTTCAACACCCTCGCAGCGATCATTAAGCCACAGAGCAGCTATGTGACCACCGGCGGGACCTACCGGGCGAACATCTTCCTCGGTGCATATGACAACCAGAATGCGCCCGAAGTCTATATCTGCGGCCCGGGAGCTCGCGTCGATACCTCGGTCACTCCGCCGGTCATTGTTGGTGAGGCCATCAAGCTGCCCATGGAGGGTGCACAGGCGATATTGGAACAGACCGCCACCGGCGCGGGATTGAAGACCGTTACCGGCATCATCAAGTTCAAGCCCGTGGGTGGAGAGGAACAGATCCGTCGCTTTACCACTGAATATGAGGTGGCGGCGCCGAGCTTGGTGGTGAGCCCGACGAAAATGAACGTCTTCTATCGCGGGGTGGACAACCCGGTGAGCATCAGCGTGGCGGGATACAGTGCTACGAACATTTCGCCGAACATGACCAATGGAACGCTTTCCAAGGACAAGGATGGCTACATAGTGCGGCCCGGTGCAGGTCAGGATGCGGTCGTCGGCGTTACCGTGACCAATCCGGACGGCACCAAGAAGACCATGCCCGGTGTGGAGTTCCGGGTGAAGAACGTGCCTAATCCCACACCGTATTTCGCAGGGAAGGGCGTAAATGACAATACCGTGAAGAGCAATGAACTGAAGGCTGCCCAAGGGGTGATCGCCAAATTGGAGAACTTCCAGTTCGACTTGCGCTTTGAGGTGGTGAGCTACACGGTTTCGGCGACCATTGGAGGCAACTTGCTGGAAAAGGAGTGCCGGGGACCGGCGCTAAGCTCTGACGCCAAAACAGTTCTGGAAAAGTTGAGGACCAACCAGAAGGTCTACATCGAGAACATCAAGGCCAAAGGACCGGACGGGACTGTCCGTAACATCGGTGCCCTATCGTTCAAGGTGATCTGA
- the gldN gene encoding gliding motility protein GldN, giving the protein MKTLKNILYVALLGLATTPSGSVQAQTVLDGAYIKEHTKTQRVVPYPYIREADVMWYRRVWREIDLREKINLPLYYPIEPINDRKSLFDVIKQGILDDGSITAYDVGATAQDDEFKKPLLPAEVKALLSKADTSYTENIYTGALDTVYSSSEVTSDKIKRYELKEDWIFDRQRSVMDIRIIGLCPKKEVLGDQGEVKGYVPLFWLYFPELRYVLVNWDVFNRENDAERRSFDHVFWTRQFNSTITKVSNVYDRKVNQYATGMDGLLQAEAIKEDLFNFEHDLWNF; this is encoded by the coding sequence ATGAAGACCCTGAAGAACATTCTCTACGTCGCGCTGCTCGGCTTGGCCACCACTCCTTCGGGTTCGGTGCAGGCACAGACCGTGCTTGACGGTGCCTACATCAAGGAGCACACCAAGACCCAACGCGTGGTACCCTATCCGTACATCCGGGAGGCCGACGTGATGTGGTACCGGCGTGTGTGGCGCGAGATCGACCTGCGGGAGAAGATCAACCTGCCGTTGTACTATCCGATCGAGCCGATCAACGATCGGAAGAGCCTTTTCGATGTGATCAAGCAGGGTATTCTGGATGATGGCTCGATCACTGCCTATGATGTGGGCGCAACCGCTCAGGATGATGAGTTCAAGAAGCCGCTTCTACCTGCTGAGGTGAAGGCGTTGTTGAGCAAGGCCGATACCTCGTATACGGAGAATATTTACACCGGCGCCTTGGACACGGTGTACAGCTCCTCAGAAGTGACCAGCGATAAGATCAAGCGGTATGAGCTGAAGGAGGATTGGATCTTCGACCGGCAACGCTCGGTGATGGACATCCGGATCATAGGCCTTTGCCCCAAGAAGGAGGTTCTAGGGGACCAAGGTGAAGTAAAGGGCTATGTACCGTTGTTCTGGCTCTATTTCCCGGAACTCCGGTACGTGCTCGTGAACTGGGACGTGTTCAACCGGGAGAACGATGCGGAGCGTCGCTCGTTCGATCATGTGTTCTGGACCCGCCAGTTCAACAGCACCATCACCAAGGTAAGCAACGTCTACGACCGTAAGGTGAACCAATATGCGACCGGAATGGACGGCCTATTACAAGCGGAGGCGATCAAGGAGGACTTGTTCAACTTCGAGCACGACCTTTGGAACTTCTGA
- a CDS encoding ABC-F family ATP-binding cassette domain-containing protein produces MISVSNLLLHFGERPMFDNVSFFIGTDDRIGLVGRNGAGKSTLLKILAGQQPFDKGNIGRPKELTMGYLPQQMDHDLDLTPWQVAEKAFAEAQELNASIDRITADLEKATTDDEAMELATMLAHAHERLNTLGVTDHDMRIERMLKGIGFVEQDMHRSMKELSGGWRMRAELARILLMQPDLLLLDEPTNHLDLPAIQWLEDLLRTYPAALVLISHDKTFLDKLTKRTLEVTGGEIIDRKVPWSQYVELRKVEREQQSAAAKEQQRYIKETEALINKFRAKASKAAFAQNLINRLDKLDRIEVEDEDLRKMLVKFPPAPTSGKLVCEVLGVSKAYGPKRIFSNAELTIAKGEHLALVGANGTGKSTLVRMIMREEPFEGEIRLGHNVITGYYAQDMPERMAPQRTVIETAEDAASEENRARVRAMLGAFMFSGEDVDKKVKVLSGGERARLALCCMLLKPLNFLLLDEPTHHLDIQSKDVLKEALKNYDGTFLLVSHDRDFLTGLTDRLLELDDYRIRDQHMDILELIEKRKALQGADIGKSSERAKEVKKPKTGKNHRGDKDRDKELRKARNAVERLEKRLAELEQEEKDLQAKVMKGNLPADQVQAGYEKMGTVAKQIAQVMGEWEAASAQVEELAEEA; encoded by the coding sequence ATGATCAGCGTCAGCAACCTTCTTCTGCATTTTGGCGAACGCCCCATGTTCGACAACGTCTCCTTCTTCATCGGAACGGATGACCGCATCGGGCTCGTGGGTCGCAATGGAGCGGGCAAGAGCACACTGCTGAAGATCCTTGCCGGCCAACAGCCCTTCGACAAAGGGAATATCGGCAGACCTAAGGAGCTCACCATGGGCTATTTGCCCCAGCAAATGGACCATGACCTGGACCTCACCCCATGGCAGGTGGCGGAGAAGGCATTTGCCGAGGCGCAGGAGCTGAACGCCTCCATCGACCGGATCACTGCCGACTTGGAAAAGGCCACCACGGACGATGAGGCCATGGAACTGGCAACGATGCTCGCGCATGCCCATGAACGGCTGAATACTTTGGGCGTCACCGACCATGACATGCGGATCGAGCGCATGTTGAAGGGTATCGGCTTCGTGGAACAAGACATGCACCGCAGCATGAAGGAACTCAGCGGGGGCTGGCGCATGCGTGCGGAATTGGCGCGGATCCTCCTCATGCAGCCGGACCTCTTGCTGTTGGACGAACCGACCAATCACTTGGACTTGCCCGCGATCCAATGGCTGGAGGACCTGCTCAGGACCTATCCGGCTGCCTTGGTGTTGATCAGCCACGATAAGACCTTCTTGGACAAGCTCACGAAGCGCACGTTGGAGGTCACCGGCGGCGAGATCATCGACCGCAAAGTGCCTTGGAGCCAATATGTGGAGCTGCGCAAGGTGGAACGCGAACAGCAATCCGCCGCCGCGAAGGAACAGCAGCGCTACATCAAGGAGACCGAGGCGCTCATCAACAAATTCCGGGCAAAAGCCAGCAAGGCCGCGTTCGCGCAGAACCTCATCAACAGGCTGGACAAGCTGGACCGCATCGAGGTGGAGGACGAGGACCTGCGGAAGATGCTGGTGAAATTCCCGCCCGCACCCACCAGCGGGAAGCTGGTCTGCGAGGTGCTTGGGGTCTCCAAGGCCTACGGTCCGAAGCGGATCTTCAGCAATGCGGAGCTGACCATCGCCAAAGGTGAACACTTGGCCTTGGTGGGCGCGAACGGTACGGGCAAGAGCACGCTGGTGCGGATGATCATGCGGGAGGAGCCCTTCGAAGGCGAGATCAGGCTGGGCCACAACGTGATCACGGGTTATTACGCACAGGACATGCCTGAGCGAATGGCCCCGCAACGCACCGTGATCGAGACCGCGGAGGATGCCGCCAGCGAGGAGAACAGGGCGCGCGTCCGTGCCATGCTCGGAGCCTTCATGTTCAGTGGCGAGGACGTGGACAAGAAGGTAAAGGTGCTCAGTGGGGGAGAGCGTGCGCGTTTGGCCCTGTGCTGTATGCTGCTGAAGCCGCTCAATTTCCTTCTTCTGGACGAACCCACGCACCACTTGGACATCCAAAGCAAAGATGTGCTGAAGGAGGCCTTGAAGAATTACGATGGCACTTTCCTTTTGGTGAGCCACGACCGTGACTTCCTCACCGGCCTTACCGACCGGCTACTGGAACTCGACGACTACCGCATCCGCGACCAGCACATGGACATCCTGGAGCTGATCGAAAAGCGCAAGGCCTTACAAGGCGCTGACATTGGCAAGAGCTCCGAGCGCGCAAAAGAGGTGAAGAAACCCAAAACCGGGAAGAACCATCGCGGTGACAAAGACCGTGATAAAGAGCTCCGGAAAGCACGCAACGCCGTGGAGCGACTGGAAAAGCGCTTGGCCGAGCTGGAACAGGAGGAGAAAGACCTTCAGGCCAAGGTGATGAAGGGCAACCTTCCGGCGGACCAAGTGCAGGCTGGTTATGAGAAAATGGGCACGGTGGCCAAGCAGATCGCACAGGTGATGGGGGAATGGGAGGCAGCCTCGGCGCAGGTGGAGGAGCTGGCTGAAGAGGCCTGA
- the era gene encoding GTPase Era yields MEHRAGYVNIIGRPNVGKSTLLNALLGEKLVIVNPKAQTTRHRILGILNGEDHQLILSDTPGILEPVYKLQESMMHAVDEALRDADVLIVMVELGETPEKSEELLRRARRFDGKTLVLINKVDLGDEERLNTAFEAWHQAFPDATVLPISALHGLYVKELRSKLIDLLPEHPPYFPKDEMSDRDMRFFISEMIREKILSIYKQEIPYSAQVVVNSYEESPEIVKIQADVFVMRDSQKGIIIGKGGGALRQLGTEARKAIEKFVNNKVFLDLKVKVDEDWRGDERKLRGYGY; encoded by the coding sequence ATGGAACACCGCGCGGGATACGTCAACATAATCGGGAGGCCCAATGTGGGGAAGAGCACCCTGCTGAACGCCTTGTTGGGCGAGAAGCTGGTGATCGTGAACCCGAAGGCGCAGACCACGCGGCACCGCATCCTCGGCATCCTCAATGGGGAAGATCACCAACTTATCCTCTCCGATACGCCCGGTATTCTGGAGCCGGTCTACAAGCTGCAGGAGAGCATGATGCACGCAGTGGACGAGGCGCTCCGCGATGCCGATGTGCTGATCGTAATGGTGGAGCTGGGCGAAACACCCGAGAAGTCCGAGGAGCTTTTGCGCAGGGCACGCCGATTTGATGGGAAAACCTTGGTGCTGATCAACAAGGTAGATCTGGGTGATGAGGAGAGACTGAACACGGCCTTTGAAGCTTGGCATCAGGCATTCCCGGATGCCACGGTGCTGCCGATCTCCGCCTTGCACGGGCTGTATGTGAAGGAACTGCGCTCCAAGTTGATCGATCTGCTGCCGGAGCATCCGCCGTATTTCCCGAAGGATGAGATGAGCGATCGCGACATGCGCTTCTTCATCAGCGAGATGATCCGCGAGAAGATCCTGAGCATCTACAAACAGGAGATCCCGTACAGCGCCCAGGTGGTGGTGAACAGCTACGAGGAAAGCCCGGAGATCGTGAAGATCCAGGCGGACGTGTTCGTGATGCGTGATAGCCAGAAGGGCATTATCATCGGAAAAGGCGGGGGAGCGCTGCGCCAGCTAGGCACCGAGGCGCGCAAGGCCATAGAAAAGTTCGTCAACAACAAGGTCTTCCTGGACCTGAAGGTGAAAGTGGACGAGGATTGGCGCGGGGATGAACGGAAACTACGTGGATACGGGTATTGA
- the der gene encoding ribosome biogenesis GTPase Der: MNIVAIVGRPNVGKSTLFNRLIESRIAITDPTAGTTRDRHYGKAEWNGKHFDVVDTGGYVQGSDDVFEKEIRKQVALAIEEADSILFLVDTQQGITGMDQAVAQMLRKAEKPVFLVANKVDSNDKDVYAAEFYKFGLGEVYSISAQSGAGTGDLLDEVVKGFAKPTEEVLDERPKIAIVGKPNVGKSSLVNTLLGNERNIVTPVAGTTRDNINSHYTGFGFDVTLLDTAGIRRKSKVDEDIEFYSVLRSVRAIEESDVCLLMIDAQDGVNHQDLHIFSMIEKGGKGIVVVVNKWDLIEKDTKTTLVFEEEIRRKLAPFTDLPIVFTSVTEKQRIHKALELAMEVYANRAQRIATRKLNDVMLPEIERMPPPMNKGKSIRIKYVTQLPGVVPAFAFFCNLPQYVKESYTRYLENKLREHFTFTGVPIRVFFRKK; this comes from the coding sequence ATGAACATCGTCGCAATCGTTGGTCGCCCGAACGTGGGCAAGAGCACGCTCTTCAACCGGCTCATCGAGAGCCGCATCGCCATCACCGACCCCACGGCGGGCACCACCCGGGACCGCCATTACGGCAAGGCCGAATGGAACGGGAAGCACTTCGACGTAGTGGATACCGGGGGCTACGTGCAGGGCAGCGATGATGTGTTCGAGAAGGAGATCCGCAAACAGGTGGCGCTTGCCATCGAGGAGGCGGACAGCATCCTCTTCCTCGTGGATACCCAGCAAGGGATCACAGGAATGGACCAAGCGGTCGCCCAAATGCTCCGCAAGGCTGAAAAGCCCGTATTCCTAGTGGCCAACAAGGTGGATTCGAACGACAAGGACGTGTATGCGGCGGAGTTCTACAAATTCGGCCTGGGAGAGGTGTACAGCATCAGCGCGCAAAGCGGAGCAGGCACCGGCGACCTGTTGGACGAAGTGGTGAAAGGCTTCGCGAAGCCTACGGAGGAGGTGCTGGACGAGCGTCCGAAGATCGCGATCGTGGGCAAGCCGAACGTCGGAAAATCCTCGCTGGTGAACACGCTGTTGGGCAATGAGCGCAACATCGTGACGCCCGTGGCGGGCACCACCCGGGACAATATCAACTCGCACTATACCGGCTTTGGTTTCGACGTGACGTTGCTCGACACCGCAGGGATCCGCCGCAAGAGCAAGGTGGACGAGGACATCGAGTTCTACAGCGTTCTGCGCAGCGTCCGCGCCATCGAGGAGAGTGACGTGTGCCTTCTGATGATCGATGCACAAGATGGCGTCAACCACCAGGACCTGCACATCTTCTCCATGATCGAGAAGGGAGGCAAAGGCATCGTGGTGGTGGTGAACAAGTGGGACCTTATCGAGAAGGACACCAAGACGACCTTGGTCTTCGAAGAGGAGATCCGCCGCAAACTTGCGCCTTTCACGGACCTGCCAATCGTGTTCACCTCGGTCACGGAAAAGCAACGGATCCACAAGGCCTTGGAATTGGCCATGGAAGTTTACGCGAACCGCGCCCAGCGGATCGCCACGCGCAAGCTCAACGACGTGATGCTGCCGGAGATCGAGCGGATGCCGCCACCGATGAACAAGGGGAAGTCGATCCGCATCAAGTATGTTACGCAGCTACCCGGTGTGGTACCGGCGTTCGCCTTCTTCTGCAACCTGCCGCAGTATGTGAAGGAGAGCTACACGCGCTACCTGGAGAATAAGCTGCGCGAGCACTTCACCTTCACGGGCGTGCCGATCCGGGTGTTCTTCCGGAAGAAGTGA
- the preA gene encoding NAD-dependent dihydropyrimidine dehydrogenase subunit PreA — protein sequence MADLRTNLAGIKSPNPFWLASAPPTNSGYQIMKAFDAGWGGAVWKTLGVPVVNVSSRYGSLNYRDNRMVGFNNIELITDRPLKDNLREISEVKKRFPDHAVIASLMVETREEWHNIVRDVENAGADGIELNFGCPHGMCERGMGSAVGQEPKVLQTIVEWVKEVAKIPVITKLTPNISDITRPARAARAGGSDAISLINTIQSVIGVDLDTFVPSPNVDGKSTNGGYCGPAVKPIALNMLKNCAQDKQVGIPISGIGGVENWRDAAEFILLGATSVQVCTAVMHFGFGIIRDLKTGLERYMDEKGFKTIEDFRGKALPNILHWEDLNLKYKVVADINKDKCIGCQLCYTACEDGAHQAISLSNDPADRKPTIIEENCVGCNLCSIVCPVEECITMERRDDGKEHLTWGDRTRAGNIPKTFDDPLAGGLHHWVPEPAEALAKVKPRHYKG from the coding sequence ATGGCAGATCTTAGAACGAACCTCGCAGGGATCAAGAGTCCAAATCCATTCTGGCTGGCATCTGCTCCACCGACCAACTCCGGCTATCAGATCATGAAAGCCTTCGATGCGGGCTGGGGCGGGGCCGTGTGGAAAACCCTCGGCGTGCCCGTGGTGAATGTGAGCAGCCGCTACGGCAGCTTGAACTACCGCGACAACCGCATGGTGGGATTCAACAACATCGAGCTGATCACCGACCGGCCATTAAAGGACAACCTGCGCGAGATCTCAGAGGTGAAGAAACGCTTTCCAGACCATGCCGTGATCGCCTCGCTGATGGTGGAGACACGCGAGGAATGGCACAACATCGTTCGCGATGTGGAGAACGCAGGGGCCGATGGCATCGAACTGAACTTCGGCTGCCCGCACGGTATGTGCGAACGAGGCATGGGCAGCGCCGTGGGCCAGGAGCCGAAGGTGCTGCAGACCATCGTGGAATGGGTGAAAGAAGTGGCGAAGATCCCAGTGATCACGAAGCTCACGCCGAACATTTCGGACATCACGCGGCCGGCGCGTGCTGCAAGAGCAGGTGGTAGCGATGCGATCTCGTTGATCAACACGATCCAAAGCGTAATAGGCGTGGACCTGGACACCTTCGTGCCCTCCCCCAATGTGGACGGCAAGAGCACCAATGGCGGCTACTGCGGCCCGGCCGTGAAGCCGATCGCGTTGAATATGCTGAAGAACTGTGCGCAGGACAAGCAGGTCGGCATTCCGATCAGTGGGATCGGCGGCGTGGAGAATTGGCGTGATGCTGCCGAGTTCATTCTCCTTGGTGCCACTTCCGTGCAAGTATGTACCGCCGTGATGCACTTCGGCTTCGGCATCATCCGCGACCTGAAAACAGGACTGGAGCGCTACATGGATGAAAAGGGTTTCAAGACCATTGAGGACTTCCGCGGAAAAGCACTTCCCAACATCTTGCATTGGGAAGACCTCAACCTGAAGTACAAGGTGGTGGCCGACATCAACAAGGACAAGTGTATCGGCTGTCAGCTCTGCTACACCGCCTGTGAGGACGGTGCGCATCAGGCCATCTCGCTAAGCAACGACCCCGCGGACCGCAAACCGACGATCATCGAGGAGAACTGCGTAGGCTGCAACCTCTGCTCCATCGTGTGCCCCGTGGAGGAGTGCATCACCATGGAACGCCGCGATGACGGCAAAGAGCACCTCACCTGGGGTGACCGCACACGTGCGGGCAACATTCCGAAGACATTTGATGACCCGCTGGCGGGCGGCTTGCACCATTGGGTGCCTGAGCCTGCGGAGGCGCTGGCGAAGGTGAAGCCGCGGCACTACAAGGGGTAG
- a CDS encoding FAD-dependent oxidoreductase has protein sequence MAEYKKPTTPAEFAANFHPKKPLMTDTEAYYESSRCLYCYDAPCITACPTGIDIPLFIRQINSDNKDGAAKTIYDSNWMGHACGNVCPTEELCEGACVYNYSDVKPIEIGRLQSHATDKVIRSKKKLFRTGKDTGKKVAIVGAGPAGISAACELRMLGHAVDIFEAKAKPSGLCVYGVAPYKLTNEEAVDEISYLQDQFGFNVHYNKPIAGRADFEKLEKGYDAIFIGIGLGATSALGIPGEDMQGVIGALEFVEELRMKQHKTPVGQKVIVLGGGNTAMDAASESCRMGAESVIIAYRRGPEEMGAYSFEFDLAKKSGAKALFYVTPVEVMGDKAVNGVKFIRNKAAYGRIEAIPGSEFVEPCDMVLLGTGQGKQVELLEQISGVKLEHKSRILDDRGRLVVNEHFQTNNPKYFAAGDAVNGGVEVVNAAAEAKKAAHGIDQYLKK, from the coding sequence ATGGCAGAATATAAAAAACCCACCACCCCGGCCGAATTCGCGGCCAACTTCCACCCGAAGAAGCCGTTGATGACGGACACGGAAGCCTACTACGAAAGCTCCCGCTGCCTGTACTGCTACGATGCGCCGTGCATCACCGCGTGCCCTACCGGGATCGACATACCGCTCTTTATCCGCCAGATCAACAGCGACAACAAGGACGGTGCCGCCAAGACGATCTATGATAGCAACTGGATGGGCCATGCCTGCGGGAATGTCTGCCCTACCGAGGAGCTCTGCGAAGGCGCTTGCGTGTACAACTACAGCGATGTCAAACCGATCGAGATCGGGCGCTTGCAATCACATGCCACGGACAAGGTGATCCGTTCCAAGAAGAAACTCTTCCGCACCGGCAAAGACACAGGAAAGAAAGTCGCCATTGTGGGTGCCGGTCCTGCGGGCATTTCCGCTGCTTGCGAATTACGCATGCTCGGCCATGCGGTGGACATCTTCGAGGCGAAGGCCAAGCCCAGCGGCCTCTGCGTCTATGGTGTAGCGCCATATAAATTGACGAACGAGGAAGCGGTTGATGAGATCAGCTACCTGCAAGATCAGTTCGGCTTTAACGTGCATTACAACAAGCCGATCGCCGGTCGTGCGGATTTTGAAAAACTGGAAAAAGGCTATGACGCGATCTTCATCGGTATCGGCTTGGGAGCGACTTCCGCCTTGGGCATTCCTGGAGAGGACATGCAAGGTGTGATCGGTGCGCTGGAGTTCGTGGAGGAACTGCGGATGAAACAGCACAAGACCCCTGTCGGCCAAAAGGTGATCGTGCTCGGCGGTGGCAACACGGCCATGGATGCCGCCAGCGAAAGCTGCCGCATGGGTGCCGAAAGCGTCATCATCGCTTATCGTCGCGGGCCCGAGGAAATGGGCGCGTACAGCTTCGAGTTCGACCTCGCGAAGAAGAGCGGAGCGAAGGCGTTATTCTACGTCACACCGGTTGAAGTGATGGGGGACAAGGCGGTCAACGGCGTGAAGTTCATCCGCAACAAAGCGGCCTACGGAAGGATCGAAGCGATCCCCGGAAGCGAGTTCGTAGAACCCTGCGACATGGTGTTGCTCGGCACCGGCCAAGGCAAGCAGGTGGAACTGTTGGAGCAGATCTCCGGCGTAAAGCTGGAACACAAGAGCCGCATCCTAGATGACCGTGGAAGGCTGGTGGTGAACGAACATTTTCAGACCAACAACCCGAAGTATTTCGCTGCGGGCGATGCCGTGAACGGCGGTGTGGAAGTGGTGAATGCCGCGGCGGAAGCAAAGAAGGCAGCACACGGAATTGATCAATACTTGAAGAAATAA